The following DNA comes from Cryptococcus deuterogattii R265 chromosome 2, complete sequence.
GGCGAGAGCGCCACTCTCAGAACCTGGGCAATTATTTCATTGGTGAATGCGAAAGACATACTTACAATGTAAATGTCTTCGTATTATTCATACGTTGCGAACATGGGGTACAGAGGAAATAAGCAGGGTGTCCCAATCTCCACCGTTTGCAATTTGATCCCGTTCCTCCAAATCTGACCACAACCACACCCGAAGTAGTCTTTATCGCaactcctccatctctatTACTAGTTCTTTCCGCCCGTTTACATTTGCACTCCACATTTACAGTCAAAATGGACGCCGAACGACGTTCCCGATGGGCTGATGCCCCCTCAACTTCGTCCCCTGCCCCCCCTACCGGTTCTTCCGCCGCCAATGATACCGCTTCTGATGCTGCGGCCAGAGCAGCGGCTATCGCTGCCAAAATCGCTGCATCTTTGCGACCTGGTGTACAAGGAACTGAGCttgtgaagaaggaaaaggaggaaggcgacTTTGTgaaggatgttgagatCAATGATTTGAGGAATCGATATGTTTTGACAAAGGGCTCTACTCAAAAGCAGGTAAATGGTGTCGTTGATATCAGTTACAGGCATGATCTGACACAAATTTCGGCCagatcgaagaagaaactgGAGCTTCTATAACGACAAAAGGTGTTTGGGTCCCCGATCGATCAAAGATGCCCCCTGGAGAGGTCCCTCTTTATCTTCATGTAGTCGCCACATCCCAGTCCATTCTTGATGCCGCTATCGGCAAGATCAACGATCTTATCAACCAAGAGCTTGGTCCCCTAATTGACGAGCGAACGCTGGTGGCCAGGAATAGGGCGTTGGGATTGCCGCCTCCATCTGGCGCAATGCCTAACGGAAGGGTAAAGTGGCCGGAGCAGAGGTTGTATATTGGTCTCGAAAGTCTCAGAAACTTTAACGTCAGGGCAAAGACTGTTGGTCCCGGTGTAAGTCGTGAATTAGCTAGATCCAGAGGACAAGCACGCTAATTTCGGTCATAGGGTATGTTTGTAAAGTACATTCAGGCGGAGACGGGTGCGAGGGTGCAGATCAAGGGACAAGGATCAGGATTCATGGAAAGTGATACCGGAAGAGAATCTGACGAGCCAATGCACATCAACATTGCGTGGGTATCCTGTCATCCACCTATAAGCATCCACTGACTTTTCTGTACAGTGCTCCTACCGAGGACCAAGTTGAAAGAGCCAAGGTTCTTGCCGAAGATCTTCTTGAAGTTTTGCGAGGAGAGCATGCCAAAGCCCGCGATGCGCACAGCCAAAGTGCCCAGGGTGGTGTTTACGGTGGCTACGCCGCGTATGGCGGTCAAGCCGCAGGCCAAGACCCTTACGCTGCCTATTATGCTGTGTGTCTTCCAATCCTCCCTATTCTTTAagttgatgatggatgcTGACATTTGGCGGGTGATAAGCAAACTGGCGCTGCCGCTACTAGTACACCAGGAAGTCAACCGGGAGCCACCCCAACCGCTGGCGGCGCAACACCTGCGCAAGGCTCCGATGCATGGGCGCAGTACGCTGCTTACTGGGCCGCCTATGGCTACGATGTCAACGACCCTCAATGTAGGTCTTTTCCCTACACCTGGACTAATCTTGTTCAATTGACTAATGTGTTACCTGTGACTGCTAGTTCAAGCTTGGCAAGCGCAACAATACGGTCAACAAGCTGGCCAACCGGCAGATGCGGCAGCTGCTGGTGCTTCTGCAACCCCTCAAGCAGGCAGCGCGACTCCTGCTGTTGCCCCTTAAATCCTCACACACTAGGTTGATATTGTTTATGTATTCCGTATACCATATGCATACATACGTTGCTATATATAAAATACAATAACACAGCGATCGGTATAGAAAGATGTGCAGTCCCCTTCCTGGCAACTATTACGAAAAGGTAAAAGACGCAAAAGAAGCACACCAGACAATAAAGCCTGAAGAAAGTTGAGCGCGAACTAGTGTTCCTCACTTTGGCATCCATTCCTATCACTGAACCCCTGGGTTTGGGCGAGAACAGTGTACACATGAGATGCAGGATGATGTGGGATAGGGAATGACTGGGCGAGTGGTAACGATCATGGATAGGCTGTTGAAAACCTGGAGGAGGGCAACTCAACGATTGAATAAACTGACAAGTTGCATTGGTGGGCTAAAGGGTTAGCgatgttgttgaaggtCGTAGACGATATctggagaaaaaaaaaagaaagcaaaCAAAATGATAAAGCAACAATGGCGAGgttttttctcttcttttttcgtCGTCGCTCGCTCGTCGCTGCTGGCTCGATGACGTGGAATACAGTATGTGTTATTTGATTCCGGGCTGACTGCGGAGCTGTCCGGTGGTTGTGGCCGTCGCTCAGTCGTGGCAAGTGCAGGTGGACAGCGACAACTCTATAACCTATACTGCAACTGTATCTGCGTATATTCATCCAGCCCACCAGAAAAACGGCAAGCCATGCTGCTCGCCACCGCCCTCCTTCTGCCCCTCGCACTCGCACTCTCGCCGCCTCCGCAGACATACGTCAACACAGCTATCGCA
Coding sequences within:
- a CDS encoding KH domain-containing protein, with the translated sequence MDAERRSRWADAPSTSSPAPPTGSSAANDTASDAAARAAAIAAKIAASLRPGVQGTELVKKEKEEGDFVKDVEINDLRNRYVLTKGSTQKQIEEETGASITTKGVWVPDRSKMPPGEVPLYLHVVATSQSILDAAIGKINDLINQELGPLIDERTLVARNRALGLPPPSGAMPNGRVKWPEQRLYIGLESLRNFNVRAKTVGPGGMFVKYIQAETGARVQIKGQGSGFMESDTGRESDEPMHINIAAPTEDQVERAKVLAEDLLEVLRGEHAKARDAHSQSAQGGVYGGYAAYGGQAAGQDPYAAYYAQTGAAATSTPGSQPGATPTAGGATPAQGSDAWAQYAAYWAAYGYDVNDPQFQAWQAQQYGQQAGQPADAAAAGASATPQAGSATPAVAP